A section of the Drosophila sechellia strain sech25 chromosome 3L, ASM438219v1, whole genome shotgun sequence genome encodes:
- the LOC6605123 gene encoding SCY1-like protein 2 isoform X1: MPAGTMFAKFKSTNVAASTATQAVADGNPITQYFEIGKPVACAGPELVWRIHDAYRKSDNKECSVFIFEKKIAEKLHKPRRKETITELLKSSVKTLERFRHPRILQIYHTVEESADTLAFASEPIFASLSNVLAFHESKTYEATNVAPAAGGAAASQAQAPANTLPQRPAHAKEYNFLDMELKYGFLQLTEALAYLHYSGHVIHRNVCPSSILITKRGIWKLAGMEYVERMNENDLNSSIPCPPWSNRVSKMAQPNLDFMAPETQSTSKCSLLSDMFSLGMVICAVFNNGRPLIQAGNSTSHYAKQMETLDDLVHKLMPRLPIALQEATSRMASRDATARPTAQLLQLIKYFIDTPINALKFLDVVNMKDTQQKSQFYKTTLIEAMPMIPRKLWWQNIWPMLKSEINNNEVLAAVLQPVMLFVQEATLTEYDTLMSATMKVIYNTPKSIQASVTILENLHLIIEKTKPEDVTTDIMPMLFYSFDGSTIQVQSAAVVAVANVFDSIDELSIRRMVLPKVKQVFEKNITDPKIVQNVLMCIERVMDRMERAQVMDEVLPLLANIRIPDPDIIMRTVRIYHKLFVDKTYGLTVETMATNVLPLLIPHTVNPSLNFEQYCYLLEVLQQMLEAIDRQQRNKLKLDNLSMASPERHRTLRHQFSTDNMNAPPFNIPNLRIDQRKTSSAEDMARKNSGGSGMLGGWWFGCSPSSPDSNFLRVGNVFPNRRLSDNTLMTPKIRIAPSCASSPGGTPGSGLPTRRHSSIGPQERRGSTINLSPPTGGSMPNTSSSVPFLLSSSMQSIRSRRQSTVLSSGPLGSGSGLLQQLGSGMYQLFSGRN, encoded by the exons ATGCCCGCCGGCACAATGTTTGCCAAATTCAAGAGCACCAATGTGGCCGCCTCCACAGCCACTCAAGCAGTCGCCGATGGCAATCCCATTACGCAGTACTTCGAAATCGGCAAGCCGGTGGCCTGTGCCGGCCCAGAATTGGTGTGGCGCATCCATGATGCGTACCGCAAGAGCGACAACAAG GAATGTTCGGTGTTTATATTCGAGAAGAAAATTGCGGAGAAGCTGCACAAGCCGCGTCGCAAGGAGACCATAACGGAGCTGCTAAAGAGTTCGGTGAAGACACTGGAGCGCTTCCGCCATCCGCGG ATACTACAAATCTATCACACGGTCGAGGAAAGTGCGGATACGCTGGCCTTCGCCTCGGAGCCCATCTTCGCCAGCCTCTCGAATGTCCTGGCCTTTCAC GAGTCGAAAACGTATGAAGCGACCAACGTGGCGCCGGCGGCGGGTGGAGCAGCTGCGTCCCAGGCGCAGGCGCCGGCGAACACCTTGCCCCAGCGACCGGCCCATGCCAAGGAATACAATTTCTTGGACATGGAGCTGAAGTACGGCTTTCTCCAG ctGACCGAGGCACTGGCGTATCTGCACTATTCCGGTCACGTAATTCATCGCAATGTGTGTCCATCTTCTATACTAATAACCAAGCGCGGTATCTGGAAGCTGGCCGGCATGGAATATGTGG AGAGAATGAATGAGAACGATTTGAACAGCTCCATTCCGTGTCCGCCGTGGAGCAATCGGGTGTCCAAGATGGCCCAGCCGAATCTTGATTTTATGG CTCCCGAAACCCAGTCAACGTCCAAGTGCAGCTTGCTCAGCGACATGTTCTCGCTGGGAATGGTGATCTGTGCGGTCTTCAACAATGGTAGGCCACTGATTCAGGCCGGTAACTCCACCTCCCACTATGCCAAGCAAATGGAAACG CTGGATGATCTGGTCCACAAGTTGATGCCCAGACTGCCAATTGCCCTGCAGGAGGCCACTTCGCGCATGGCCAGTCGGGATGCAACCGCCAGGCCCACCGCCCAACTGCTGCAGCTCATCAAGTACTTCAT CGATACGCCCATAAACGCTTTGAAATTCCTGGACGTGGTCAACATGAAGGACACGCAGCAGAAGTCCCAATTCTACAAGACCACCTTGATCGAGGCCATGCCGATGATACCACGC AAACTCTGGTGGCAGAACATCTGGCCGATGCTCAAGTCCGAGATCAACAATAACGAGGTCCTTGCCGCAGTCCTGCAGCCGGTCATGCTATTTGTCCAGGAAGCCACGCTCACGGAATACGACACCCTCATGTCGGCCACCATGAA AGTCATCTACAATACACCGAAATCCATTCAGGCCAGCGTTACAATACTTgagaatttgcatttaattatcgAGAAGACGAAACCGGAGGATGTCACCACAGATATAATGCCCATGTTGTTCTACTCCTTCGACGGATCCACGATACAAGTGCAG AGCGCCGCCGTGGTGGCCGTGGCCAATGTGTTTGATAGCATCGATGAGCTCTCCATCCGCCGCATGGTGCTGCCCAAGGTGAAGCAGGTGTTCGAGAAGAACATAACCGATCCGAAGATTGTGCAGAACGTGCTGATGTGCATCGAACGGGTAATGGACCGCATGGAGCGGGCACAG GTCATGGATGAGGTTCTGCCGCTACTGGCGAACATTCGCATTCCCGATCCCGATATCATCATGCGTACTGTGC GCATCTACCATAAACTGTTTGTGGACAAAACCTACGGACTGACCGTGGAGACGATGGCCACCAATGTGCTGCCCCTGCTCATTCCGCACACGGTGAATCCTTCACTCAATTTCGAGCAATATTGCTACCTGCTGGAG GTGCTGCAGCAAATGCTGGAGGCCATCGATCGGCAGCAGAGGAACAAGTTGAAGCTGGACAACCTGTCGATGGCCTCGCCGGAACGCCACCGCACCCTGCGACACCAGTTCTCCACGGACAACATGAATGCGCCACCCTTCAATATTCCCAACTTGCGTATTGATCAACGCAAGACGTCCAGTGCCGAGGATATGGCCCGCAAAAATTCTGGCG GCTCCGGCATGTTGGGCGGCTGGTGGTTCGGCTGCTCGCCCTCGTCGCCCGACAGCAATTTCCTGCGCGTGGGCAACGTGTTCCCCAACCGGCGACTGTCGGACAACACGCTGATGACCCCCAAGATCCGGATAGCTCCGTCGTGCGCCTCCTCGCCGGGCGGTACTCCTGGCAGCGGGCTGCCGACGCGACGCCACTCGAGCATTGGGCCGCAGGAGCGGCGGGGATCCACCATCAATTTGTCACCGCCAACT GGTGGCTCCATGCCGAACACATCCAGCAGTGTGCCATTCCTGCTGTCATCCAGCATGCAGTCGATAAGATCGCGCCGCCAGTCCACCGTCCTGTCATCGGGTCCACTCGGCTCCGGATCGGGTCTACTGCAGCAGCTGGGATCCGGAATG TATCAACTATTCTCCGGACGTAACTAA
- the LOC6605123 gene encoding SCY1-like protein 2 isoform X2 translates to MPAGTMFAKFKSTNVAASTATQAVADGNPITQYFEIGKPVACAGPELVWRIHDAYRKSDNKECSVFIFEKKIAEKLHKPRRKETITELLKSSVKTLERFRHPRILQIYHTVEESADTLAFASEPIFASLSNVLAFHESKTYEATNVAPAAGGAAASQAQAPANTLPQRPAHAKEYNFLDMELKYGFLQLTEALAYLHYSGHVIHRNVCPSSILITKRGIWKLAGMEYVERMNENDLNSSIPCPPWSNRVSKMAQPNLDFMAPETQSTSKCSLLSDMFSLGMVICAVFNNGRPLIQAGNSTSHYAKQMETLDDLVHKLMPRLPIALQEATSRMASRDATARPTAQLLQLIKYFIDTPINALKFLDVVNMKDTQQKSQFYKTTLIEAMPMIPRKLWWQNIWPMLKSEINNNEVLAAVLQPVMLFVQEATLTEYDTLMSATMKVIYNTPKSIQASVTILENLHLIIEKTKPEDVTTDIMPMLFYSFDGSTIQVQSAAVVAVANVFDSIDELSIRRMVLPKVKQVFEKNITDPKIVQNVLMCIERVMDRMERAQVMDEVLPLLANIRIPDPDIIMRTVRIYHKLFVDKTYGLTVETMATNVLPLLIPHTVNPSLNFEQYCYLLEVLQQMLEAIDRQQRNKLKLDNLSMASPERHRTLRHQFSTDNMNAPPFNIPNLRIDQRKTSSAEDMARKNSGGSGMLGGWWFGCSPSSPDSNFLRVGNVFPNRRLSDNTLMTPKIRIAPSCASSPGGTPGSGLPTRRHSSIGPQERRGSTINLSPPTYGARGSSGSSLSVPSTSVYVVSLKNKAIPVM, encoded by the exons ATGCCCGCCGGCACAATGTTTGCCAAATTCAAGAGCACCAATGTGGCCGCCTCCACAGCCACTCAAGCAGTCGCCGATGGCAATCCCATTACGCAGTACTTCGAAATCGGCAAGCCGGTGGCCTGTGCCGGCCCAGAATTGGTGTGGCGCATCCATGATGCGTACCGCAAGAGCGACAACAAG GAATGTTCGGTGTTTATATTCGAGAAGAAAATTGCGGAGAAGCTGCACAAGCCGCGTCGCAAGGAGACCATAACGGAGCTGCTAAAGAGTTCGGTGAAGACACTGGAGCGCTTCCGCCATCCGCGG ATACTACAAATCTATCACACGGTCGAGGAAAGTGCGGATACGCTGGCCTTCGCCTCGGAGCCCATCTTCGCCAGCCTCTCGAATGTCCTGGCCTTTCAC GAGTCGAAAACGTATGAAGCGACCAACGTGGCGCCGGCGGCGGGTGGAGCAGCTGCGTCCCAGGCGCAGGCGCCGGCGAACACCTTGCCCCAGCGACCGGCCCATGCCAAGGAATACAATTTCTTGGACATGGAGCTGAAGTACGGCTTTCTCCAG ctGACCGAGGCACTGGCGTATCTGCACTATTCCGGTCACGTAATTCATCGCAATGTGTGTCCATCTTCTATACTAATAACCAAGCGCGGTATCTGGAAGCTGGCCGGCATGGAATATGTGG AGAGAATGAATGAGAACGATTTGAACAGCTCCATTCCGTGTCCGCCGTGGAGCAATCGGGTGTCCAAGATGGCCCAGCCGAATCTTGATTTTATGG CTCCCGAAACCCAGTCAACGTCCAAGTGCAGCTTGCTCAGCGACATGTTCTCGCTGGGAATGGTGATCTGTGCGGTCTTCAACAATGGTAGGCCACTGATTCAGGCCGGTAACTCCACCTCCCACTATGCCAAGCAAATGGAAACG CTGGATGATCTGGTCCACAAGTTGATGCCCAGACTGCCAATTGCCCTGCAGGAGGCCACTTCGCGCATGGCCAGTCGGGATGCAACCGCCAGGCCCACCGCCCAACTGCTGCAGCTCATCAAGTACTTCAT CGATACGCCCATAAACGCTTTGAAATTCCTGGACGTGGTCAACATGAAGGACACGCAGCAGAAGTCCCAATTCTACAAGACCACCTTGATCGAGGCCATGCCGATGATACCACGC AAACTCTGGTGGCAGAACATCTGGCCGATGCTCAAGTCCGAGATCAACAATAACGAGGTCCTTGCCGCAGTCCTGCAGCCGGTCATGCTATTTGTCCAGGAAGCCACGCTCACGGAATACGACACCCTCATGTCGGCCACCATGAA AGTCATCTACAATACACCGAAATCCATTCAGGCCAGCGTTACAATACTTgagaatttgcatttaattatcgAGAAGACGAAACCGGAGGATGTCACCACAGATATAATGCCCATGTTGTTCTACTCCTTCGACGGATCCACGATACAAGTGCAG AGCGCCGCCGTGGTGGCCGTGGCCAATGTGTTTGATAGCATCGATGAGCTCTCCATCCGCCGCATGGTGCTGCCCAAGGTGAAGCAGGTGTTCGAGAAGAACATAACCGATCCGAAGATTGTGCAGAACGTGCTGATGTGCATCGAACGGGTAATGGACCGCATGGAGCGGGCACAG GTCATGGATGAGGTTCTGCCGCTACTGGCGAACATTCGCATTCCCGATCCCGATATCATCATGCGTACTGTGC GCATCTACCATAAACTGTTTGTGGACAAAACCTACGGACTGACCGTGGAGACGATGGCCACCAATGTGCTGCCCCTGCTCATTCCGCACACGGTGAATCCTTCACTCAATTTCGAGCAATATTGCTACCTGCTGGAG GTGCTGCAGCAAATGCTGGAGGCCATCGATCGGCAGCAGAGGAACAAGTTGAAGCTGGACAACCTGTCGATGGCCTCGCCGGAACGCCACCGCACCCTGCGACACCAGTTCTCCACGGACAACATGAATGCGCCACCCTTCAATATTCCCAACTTGCGTATTGATCAACGCAAGACGTCCAGTGCCGAGGATATGGCCCGCAAAAATTCTGGCG GCTCCGGCATGTTGGGCGGCTGGTGGTTCGGCTGCTCGCCCTCGTCGCCCGACAGCAATTTCCTGCGCGTGGGCAACGTGTTCCCCAACCGGCGACTGTCGGACAACACGCTGATGACCCCCAAGATCCGGATAGCTCCGTCGTGCGCCTCCTCGCCGGGCGGTACTCCTGGCAGCGGGCTGCCGACGCGACGCCACTCGAGCATTGGGCCGCAGGAGCGGCGGGGATCCACCATCAATTTGTCACCGCCAACT TACGGTGCTCGCGGTAGCTCTGGATCGAGTCTATCGGTGCCATCCACCTCGGTCTATGTTGTAAGTCTAAAAAACAAAGCAATCCCAGTTATGTGA
- the LOC6605123 gene encoding SCY1-like protein 2 isoform X3, with the protein MPAGTMFAKFKSTNVAASTATQAVADGNPITQYFEIGKPVACAGPELVWRIHDAYRKSDNKECSVFIFEKKIAEKLHKPRRKETITELLKSSVKTLERFRHPRILQIYHTVEESADTLAFASEPIFASLSNVLAFHESKTYEATNVAPAAGGAAASQAQAPANTLPQRPAHAKEYNFLDMELKYGFLQLTEALAYLHYSGHVIHRNVCPSSILITKRGIWKLAGMEYVERMNENDLNSSIPCPPWSNRVSKMAQPNLDFMAPETQSTSKCSLLSDMFSLGMVICAVFNNGRPLIQAGNSTSHYAKQMETLDDLVHKLMPRLPIALQEATSRMASRDATARPTAQLLQLIKYFIDTPINALKFLDVVNMKDTQQKSQFYKTTLIEAMPMIPRKLWWQNIWPMLKSEINNNEVLAAVLQPVMLFVQEATLTEYDTLMSATMKVIYNTPKSIQASVTILENLHLIIEKTKPEDVTTDIMPMLFYSFDGSTIQVQSAAVVAVANVFDSIDELSIRRMVLPKVKQVFEKNITDPKIVQNVLMCIERVMDRMERAQVMDEVLPLLANIRIPDPDIIMRTVRIYHKLFVDKTYGLTVETMATNVLPLLIPHTVNPSLNFEQYCYLLEVLQQMLEAIDRQQRNKLKLDNLSMASPERHRTLRHQFSTDNMNAPPFNIPNLRIDQRKTSSAEDMARKNSGGSGMLGGWWFGCSPSSPDSNFLRVGNVFPNRRLSDNTLMTPKIRIAPSCASSPGGTPGSGLPTRRHSSIGPQERRGSTINLSPPTYGARGSSGSSLSVPSTSVYVKSPLLYSQKQGGSMPNTSSSVPFLLSSSMQSIRSRRQSTVLSSGPLGSGSGLLQQLGSGMYQLFSGRN; encoded by the exons ATGCCCGCCGGCACAATGTTTGCCAAATTCAAGAGCACCAATGTGGCCGCCTCCACAGCCACTCAAGCAGTCGCCGATGGCAATCCCATTACGCAGTACTTCGAAATCGGCAAGCCGGTGGCCTGTGCCGGCCCAGAATTGGTGTGGCGCATCCATGATGCGTACCGCAAGAGCGACAACAAG GAATGTTCGGTGTTTATATTCGAGAAGAAAATTGCGGAGAAGCTGCACAAGCCGCGTCGCAAGGAGACCATAACGGAGCTGCTAAAGAGTTCGGTGAAGACACTGGAGCGCTTCCGCCATCCGCGG ATACTACAAATCTATCACACGGTCGAGGAAAGTGCGGATACGCTGGCCTTCGCCTCGGAGCCCATCTTCGCCAGCCTCTCGAATGTCCTGGCCTTTCAC GAGTCGAAAACGTATGAAGCGACCAACGTGGCGCCGGCGGCGGGTGGAGCAGCTGCGTCCCAGGCGCAGGCGCCGGCGAACACCTTGCCCCAGCGACCGGCCCATGCCAAGGAATACAATTTCTTGGACATGGAGCTGAAGTACGGCTTTCTCCAG ctGACCGAGGCACTGGCGTATCTGCACTATTCCGGTCACGTAATTCATCGCAATGTGTGTCCATCTTCTATACTAATAACCAAGCGCGGTATCTGGAAGCTGGCCGGCATGGAATATGTGG AGAGAATGAATGAGAACGATTTGAACAGCTCCATTCCGTGTCCGCCGTGGAGCAATCGGGTGTCCAAGATGGCCCAGCCGAATCTTGATTTTATGG CTCCCGAAACCCAGTCAACGTCCAAGTGCAGCTTGCTCAGCGACATGTTCTCGCTGGGAATGGTGATCTGTGCGGTCTTCAACAATGGTAGGCCACTGATTCAGGCCGGTAACTCCACCTCCCACTATGCCAAGCAAATGGAAACG CTGGATGATCTGGTCCACAAGTTGATGCCCAGACTGCCAATTGCCCTGCAGGAGGCCACTTCGCGCATGGCCAGTCGGGATGCAACCGCCAGGCCCACCGCCCAACTGCTGCAGCTCATCAAGTACTTCAT CGATACGCCCATAAACGCTTTGAAATTCCTGGACGTGGTCAACATGAAGGACACGCAGCAGAAGTCCCAATTCTACAAGACCACCTTGATCGAGGCCATGCCGATGATACCACGC AAACTCTGGTGGCAGAACATCTGGCCGATGCTCAAGTCCGAGATCAACAATAACGAGGTCCTTGCCGCAGTCCTGCAGCCGGTCATGCTATTTGTCCAGGAAGCCACGCTCACGGAATACGACACCCTCATGTCGGCCACCATGAA AGTCATCTACAATACACCGAAATCCATTCAGGCCAGCGTTACAATACTTgagaatttgcatttaattatcgAGAAGACGAAACCGGAGGATGTCACCACAGATATAATGCCCATGTTGTTCTACTCCTTCGACGGATCCACGATACAAGTGCAG AGCGCCGCCGTGGTGGCCGTGGCCAATGTGTTTGATAGCATCGATGAGCTCTCCATCCGCCGCATGGTGCTGCCCAAGGTGAAGCAGGTGTTCGAGAAGAACATAACCGATCCGAAGATTGTGCAGAACGTGCTGATGTGCATCGAACGGGTAATGGACCGCATGGAGCGGGCACAG GTCATGGATGAGGTTCTGCCGCTACTGGCGAACATTCGCATTCCCGATCCCGATATCATCATGCGTACTGTGC GCATCTACCATAAACTGTTTGTGGACAAAACCTACGGACTGACCGTGGAGACGATGGCCACCAATGTGCTGCCCCTGCTCATTCCGCACACGGTGAATCCTTCACTCAATTTCGAGCAATATTGCTACCTGCTGGAG GTGCTGCAGCAAATGCTGGAGGCCATCGATCGGCAGCAGAGGAACAAGTTGAAGCTGGACAACCTGTCGATGGCCTCGCCGGAACGCCACCGCACCCTGCGACACCAGTTCTCCACGGACAACATGAATGCGCCACCCTTCAATATTCCCAACTTGCGTATTGATCAACGCAAGACGTCCAGTGCCGAGGATATGGCCCGCAAAAATTCTGGCG GCTCCGGCATGTTGGGCGGCTGGTGGTTCGGCTGCTCGCCCTCGTCGCCCGACAGCAATTTCCTGCGCGTGGGCAACGTGTTCCCCAACCGGCGACTGTCGGACAACACGCTGATGACCCCCAAGATCCGGATAGCTCCGTCGTGCGCCTCCTCGCCGGGCGGTACTCCTGGCAGCGGGCTGCCGACGCGACGCCACTCGAGCATTGGGCCGCAGGAGCGGCGGGGATCCACCATCAATTTGTCACCGCCAACT TACGGTGCTCGCGGTAGCTCTGGATCGAGTCTATCGGTGCCATCCACCTCGGTCTATGTT AAATCTCCTTTATTGTACTCCCAAAAACAGGGTGGCTCCATGCCGAACACATCCAGCAGTGTGCCATTCCTGCTGTCATCCAGCATGCAGTCGATAAGATCGCGCCGCCAGTCCACCGTCCTGTCATCGGGTCCACTCGGCTCCGGATCGGGTCTACTGCAGCAGCTGGGATCCGGAATG TATCAACTATTCTCCGGACGTAACTAA